The following coding sequences lie in one Alosa alosa isolate M-15738 ecotype Scorff River chromosome 21, AALO_Geno_1.1, whole genome shotgun sequence genomic window:
- the rad9a gene encoding cell cycle checkpoint control protein RAD9A: MDYVATGSNVKVLAKAIHSLSRIGEELYFEPLDDGLALRTVNSSRSAFACFHLSPLFFQRFHTSPAHRFRCKMPMKSVQAVFKSLASLEKTVEKCRIEWKPADKSQLTFTLHCKHGLLKTHNLSFQDCESLQAVFDKEHCPNVLRAQPRLLVDTVLHFPPSLEEVTVSVSGERMWLKNHVEDESDQSKAMMTELCLSSEEFDHFVVSLQTSITFCLKELRGLLVFAESTGLPISVYFDEPGRPVVLSVSDSVLEANFVLATLSEDSHHNNTKRAPTPPPPDDFMCDDMDSYLIAMETSEIAGPSTEINQPSCSTRAPTMPNLPNHRSLFDNDQEEQQEEEEEYDLERPPNKKFRSLFFGSVLPTPSQVSNQTLQSQDVLASDSEDEKSS, from the exons ATGGATTACGTTGCAACTGGCAGCAACGTAAAAG TGTTGGCAAAGGCAATCCACTCGCTGTCAAGAATTGGAGAGGAGTTATACTTTGAACCTCTGGATGATGGA CTGGCGTTGCGGACGGTGAACTCCTCTCGCTCGGCATTTGCCTGTTTCCACCTATCTCCACTTTTCTTCCAACGATTTCACACATCACCAGCACACCGTTTCCGCTGCAAAATGCCAATGAAG AGTGTCCAGGCAGTGTTCAAATCCctcgcctcattagaaaagACAGTTGAGAAGTGTCGTATTGAGTGGAAACCAGCAGACAAGAGTCAACTCACATTTACACTGCACTGCAAGCATG GTTTGCTGAAGACACACAACCTGTCATTCCAGGACTGCGAGAGTTTGCAGGCTGTGTTTGACAAAGAGCATTGTCCCAATGTGCTTCGAGCTCAGCCAAG ATTACTTGTGGACACTGTTCTCCATTTCCCCCCTTCTTTGGAGGAAGTTACAGTATCTGTGAGTGGGGAACGCATGTGGCTGAAGAATCATGTGGAAGATGAGTCTG ATCAGTCCAAAGCCATGATGACGGAGCTGTGCCTGAGCTCAGAGGAGTTTGATCACTTTGTTGTCAGCTTGCAAACAAGTATCACCTTCTGCCTTAAGGAACTCAGG GGATTACTAGTGTTTGCAGAATCAACTGGTCTCCCAATATCAGTATACTTTGATGAGCCTGGGAG GCCAGTGGTCCTGAGTGTGTCAGACAGTGTCCTAGAGGCTAACTTTGTTCTAGCTACTTTGTCAGAGGACTCTCATCACAACAATACAAAACG CGCCCCAACTCCACCCCCTCCAGATGACTTTATGTGTGATGACATGGACTCGTACCTTATTGCTATGGAAACAAGTGAAATTGCCGGACCCTCCACAGAGATCAACCAACCATCATGCTCGACCCGTGCCCCAACTATGCCCAACCTGCCCAATCACAGATCACTTTTTGACAATGATCAGGAAGagcaacaggaggaggaggaggaatacGATTTAGAGAGACCACCTAATAAAAAG TTCCGATCACTCTTCTTTGGATCGGTCCTACCGACACCCTCCCAAGTGTCCAACCAGACATTGCAAAGCCAAGATGTCCTGGCCAGTGACAGCGAAGACGAGAAATCTTCATAA